The following coding sequences lie in one Apium graveolens cultivar Ventura chromosome 1, ASM990537v1, whole genome shotgun sequence genomic window:
- the LOC141661768 gene encoding cellulose synthase A catalytic subunit 3 [UDP-forming], which yields MESEGETGGKPLKNLGAQTCQICGDNVGLTVDGEPFVACDICAFPVCRPCYEYERKDGNKSCPQCKTRYKRHKGSPAIHGDREEDGDNPSDSLFTSEKQNDKQKVAERMLSWHMTYGRGEDIVAPNYDKEVSHNHIPLLTHSVEVSGELSAASPERLSMASPGPGGGKHMHSLPYSSYVNQSPNIRVVDPVREFGSPGLGNVAWKERVDGWKMKQDKNVVPMTSHTASERGGDIDASTDVIVDDSLLNDEARQPLSRKVSIPSSRINPYRMVIVLRLVVLCIFLHYRITNPVKNAYPLWLLSVICEIWFAFSWILDQFPKWLPINRETYLDRLALRYDREGEPSQLAAVDIFVSTVDPLKEPPIVTANTVLSILAVDYPVDKVSCYVSDDGAAMLTFEALSETSEFARKWVPFTKKYNIEPRAPEWYFNQKIDYLKDKVQTSFVKDRRAMKREYEEFKIRINGLVSKALKVPEEGWIMQDGTPWPGNNTRDHPGMIQVFLGQSGGLDTDGNELPRLVYVSREKRPGFTHHKKAGAMNALVRVSAVLTNGPFLLNLDCDHYINNSKAIREAMCFMMDPNLGKYVCYVQFPQRFDGIDRNDRYANRNTVFFDINLRGLDGIQGPVYVGTGCVFNRTALYGYEPPFKPKNKKDGFLSSFCGGSRKKTSRSSKKGSDKKKSGKHVDPTVPIFSLEDIEEGVEGAGFDDEKSLLMSQMSLEKRFGQSAVFVASTLMENGGVPQSATPEALLKEAIHVISCGYEDKTDWGQEIGWIYGSVTEDILTGFKMHARGWRSIYCMPPRPAFKGSAPINLSDRLNQVLRWALGSVEILFSRHCPIWYGYGGRLKWLERFAYINTTIYPITSIPLVVYCTLPAVCLITGKFIIPQISNLASIWFISLFLSIFATGILEMRWSGVGIDEWWRNEQFWVIGGVSAHLFAVVQGLLKVLAGIDTNFTVTSKASDEDGDFAELYLFKWTTLLIPPTTLLLINIVGSVAGISYAVNSGYQSWGPLFGKLFFSFWVIVHLYPFLKGLMGRQNRTPTIVVVWSILLASIFSLLWVRIDPFTTRVTGPDVQLCGINC from the exons ATGGAATCTGAAGGAGAAACTGGG GGAAAGCCTTTGAAGAATTTGGGAGCTCAGACTTGTCAGATCTGTGGTGACAATGTTGGCTTGACGGTGGATGGTGAACCGTTTGTTGCTTGTGATATATGTGCGTTTCCGGTTTGCAGGCCATGCTATGAGTATGAGCGTAAAGATGGAAATAAGTCGTGTCCTCAATGCAAAACCAGATACAAGAGACACAAAG GAAGTCCTGCTATACATGGTGACAGAGAGGAGGATGGTGATAATCCTAGTGATTCTCTGTTTACTTCAGAGAAACAAAATGATAAGCAGAAGGTTGCAGAACGCATGTTGAGCTGGCACATGACATATGGACGGGGGGAAGATATTGTGGCTCCAAATTACGATAAAGAGGTCTCTCACAACCACATACCTTTGCTCACCCATAGCGTTGAG GTTTCTGGAGAGTTATCTGCAGCATCACCTGAACGTTTGTCCATGGCATCTCCTGGACCAGGAGGGGGGAAACACATGCATTCCCTCCCTTATTCATCATATGTGAATCAGTCGC CAAACATCAGAGTTGTGGATCCAGTTAGAGAGTTTGGATCCCCCGGACTAGGCAATGTTGCATGGAAAGAGAGAGTTGATGGTTGGAAAATGAAGCAAGATAAAAATGTAGTTCCAATGACTAGCCACACTGCTTCCGAAAGAGGCGGTGATATTGATGCCAGTACTGATGTTATAGTTGATGACTCGCTACT GAATGATGAAGCTAGGCAACCTCTTTCGAGAAAGGTTTCCATACCATCATCGAGGATAAATCCTTACAGGATGGTTATCGTCCTTCGTCTTGTTGTTCTCTGTATATTCTTGCATTACCGAATAACAAATCCTGTGAAAAACGCCTATCCATTGTGGCTGTTATCTGTAATATGCGAAATTTGGTTTGCATTTTCCTGGATATTGGATCAATTCCCCAAATGGCTCCCAATAAATCGTGAAACTTATCTCGACAGGCTTGCACTGAG ATATGACAGAGAAGGCGAGCCATCTCAGTTAGCAGCTGTTGACATATTTGTCAGTACTGTTGACCCTTTAAAGGAGCCTCCTATTGTTACAGCCAATACAGTCCTATCGattcttgcagttgattacccaGTCGACAAGGTATCTTGCTATGTCTCTGATGATGGAGCTGCCATGTTAACATTTGAGGCTTTGTCTGAAACATCAGAATTTGCAAGAAAGTGGGTGCCTTTTACCAAAAAGTATAACATTGAGCCTCGAGCTCCAGAGTGGTATTTCAATCAGAAGATAGATTACTTGAAAGATAAAGTTCAGACATCATTTGTCAAAGACCGCAGGGCTATGAAG AGAGAGTACGAGGAATTTAAAATTCGTATCAATGGCCTTGTTTCTAAAGCCCTGAAAGTTCCGGAAGAAGGATGGATCATGCAAGATGGCACTCCTTGGCCTGGAAATAATACAAGGGATCATCCTGGAATGATCCAG GTTTTCTTAGGCCAAAGTGGTGGTCTTGACACTGACGGTAATGAGCTTCCCCGGTTGGTTTATGTATCTCGTGAGAAGCGCCCAGGATTCACACATCACAAGAAAGCTGGTGCAATGAATGCACTG GTGCGTGTATCGGCTGTCCTCACTAATGGTCCCTTCCTTTTGAATCTCGATTGTGATCACTACATAAATAACAGCAAAGCAATTAGAGAAGCTATGTGCTTCATGATGGATCCAAATCTTGGTAAATATGTGTGCTATGTTCAGTTTCCACAAAGATTTGATGGGATTGATAGAAACGATCGATATGCCAACAGAAATACTGTCTTCTTTGAT ATTAACTTGAGAGGTTTAGATGGCATTCAAGGACCAGTTTATGTGGGTACTGGATGTGTCTTTAATAGAACGGCATTATATGGTTATGAACCTCCATTCAAACCTAAGAACAAAAAAGATGGGTTTCTCTCATCCTTCTGTGGTGGGTCAAGGAAGAAGACTTCTCGATCAAGTAAAAAAGGTTCTGACAAAAAGAAATCTGGCAAGCATGTGGATCCCACTGTTCCAATTTTCAGTTTAGAAGATATTGAGGAGGGGGTGGAAG GGGCTGGATTTGATGACGAAAAGTCATTGCTCATGTCACAAATGAGTCTCGAGAAAAGATTTGGTCAATCAGCGGTTTTTGTTGCATCGACGCTTATGGAGAATGGTGGTGTTCCGCAGTCTGCAACACCAGAAGCTCTTCTAAAAGAAGCTATTCATGTTATTAGTTGTGGGTATGAAGATAAGACGGACTGGGGACAAGAG ATTGGATGGATCTATGGCTCTGTCACAGAAGATATTCTTACTGGGTTCAAAATGCATGCCCGAGGTTGGCGATCAATATACTGCATGCCTCCTCGCCCTGCCTTTAAAGGTTCAGCTCCAATTAATCTTTCAGATCGTCTAAACCAAGTGCTTCGATGGGCTTTGGGATCAGTTGAAATCCTTTTCAGTCGGCATTGCCCAATATGGTATGGTTATGGTGGAAGGCTTAAATGGCTCGAGAGATTTGCCTATATCAATACAACCATATATCCAATCACTTCCATACCCCTTGTCGTATATTGTACTCTTCCAGCTGTCTGTTTAATCACAGGAAAGTTCATCATTCCACAG ATTAGCAACCTTGCAAGTATCTGGTTTATATCCCTCTTTCTTTCTATCTTCGCTACTGGTATACTGGAAATGAGGTGGAGTGGTGTTGGAATAGATGAATGGTGGAGAAATGAACAGTTTTGGGTCATTGGTGGTGTTTCTGCCCATCTGTTTGCTGTTGTTCAAGGTTTGCTTAAAGTGCTTGCTGGAATAGACACTAACTTTACTGTCACCTCCAAAGCATCAGATGAGGATGGGGATTTTGCTGAACTCTATCTTTTCAAATGGACAACTCTTCTAATCCCACCAACAACCCTCCTTTTAATCAACATTGTCGGTTCGGTTGCGGGAATATCGTATGCAGTTAACAGTGGTTACCAATCATGGGGTCCACTCTTTGGAAAACTTTTCTTTTCATTTTGGGTGATTGTTCATCTCTATCCATTCCTCAAAGGTCTAATGGGACGCCAAAACCGAACACCAACTATCGTAGTTGTCTGGTCCATCCTTCTTGCTTCTATTTTCTCATTGTTATGGGTGCGGATAGATCCCTTTACAACCAGGGTTACTGGACCAGATGTTCAATTGTGTGGGATTAATTGTTGA